One window from the genome of Candidatus Eisenbacteria bacterium encodes:
- a CDS encoding M6 family metalloprotease domain-containing protein: MPPPLGGVLPAVVHQAAAAGIFDLPARPALGTSANLSDWLVPVIMVSFTDSTLRHGPGELRSALFDTTHATATGSVPDYFEWASRGHLRFRGEVVGAVQLPHPENYYTNDSYGLNPLSTPNNNWGLIRDALFAADSLVDWNRYDRDGDGFVDMLWIVHAGLGAELTGSRRNFYSNTARLGSGWSFGGVIETADLLNGSTSQKVRVDRFAVLPEISGFKPGALSEIGVFCHEFGHALGLPDLYDTAALGGAVNVGPGNWSLMSTGAYGGDGRSPEYPVHPGAWPSLYLGWSAAARPVRDSVATLVPVADGGQILEYSFQGEASSEHFLVESRERSGFDRNLPGRGLVIYQVDEAAIGARLAANRVNSGPTPGLRLLEGDGDDDLGDGLNRGDGNDPLPGALGVTRLDDDTSPSLRSVSGAVTNLVLDGIQPATGGTTANFHVRAPGWEPISTASDPAFSPLPDPGRSRHAFVTPQGREYEVFSDSRSGRPQILLHTRSFDGDWEPAEQLSSSPVAAIQPTLAALPGGDLAVAWSDRRSGTYQIWYRARIAGTWLGETALTSAPAACTAPALAADARGRIFAAWLEQGSSQATLRFLTFHWAMPFGTALAVTDSLDDPSAPVLSASPDGRAWLLWPDRRTGQYAVMFARYAPDSGLGPKLRYTSNVVQQQASVDVVADSAGTAHVVWQQSAPGASELHYMSRPATGSFAPRDTVLESSSSTLQNPSLTLDVFGNLHLAFERDTPGGMQVRYRRFARGRGWDFRSTDISDPAAGNASRTSVLAVTNGGVSVLYTNYGASGFQQMSRRRRLDGNAVLGVPPPAPAPAASLALGPNPLRAGTGLLLSGAAIAPAARVELFDASGRRVATTIAAASGGRAEFPRALTGALPPGLYFVRAGRTAHARLVVLR, translated from the coding sequence ATGCCGCCCCCGCTCGGCGGCGTGTTGCCAGCGGTCGTGCACCAGGCCGCCGCGGCGGGGATCTTCGACCTGCCGGCGCGCCCCGCCCTCGGCACGAGCGCCAACCTGAGCGACTGGCTGGTGCCGGTCATCATGGTGAGCTTCACCGACAGCACCCTTCGCCACGGTCCCGGGGAACTGCGGTCGGCGTTGTTCGACACCACCCACGCGACCGCGACCGGCTCCGTGCCCGACTACTTCGAGTGGGCCTCGCGCGGGCACCTGCGCTTCCGGGGCGAGGTGGTCGGGGCGGTTCAACTGCCCCATCCCGAGAACTACTACACGAACGATTCCTACGGTCTGAACCCGCTTTCGACGCCCAACAACAACTGGGGGCTGATTCGCGACGCGCTCTTCGCCGCCGACTCGCTGGTGGACTGGAATCGCTACGATCGGGACGGGGACGGCTTCGTGGACATGCTGTGGATCGTGCACGCCGGGCTCGGGGCGGAACTGACGGGAAGCCGGCGCAACTTCTACTCCAACACCGCCCGCCTCGGCTCGGGCTGGAGTTTCGGCGGGGTGATCGAGACGGCGGACCTGCTGAATGGCTCCACTTCCCAGAAGGTGCGCGTGGACCGTTTCGCGGTGCTGCCGGAGATCTCGGGATTCAAGCCGGGAGCCCTGAGCGAGATCGGGGTCTTCTGCCACGAGTTCGGGCATGCCCTCGGGCTGCCGGATCTCTACGACACCGCGGCGCTCGGCGGCGCCGTCAATGTCGGCCCGGGAAACTGGTCCCTGATGTCCACGGGCGCGTATGGCGGCGACGGTCGCTCGCCCGAGTATCCGGTGCACCCGGGCGCGTGGCCCTCCCTCTACCTCGGCTGGTCCGCTGCCGCGCGCCCGGTGCGCGATTCGGTCGCGACGCTCGTGCCCGTGGCGGACGGCGGTCAGATCCTCGAGTACTCGTTTCAGGGCGAGGCGAGCTCGGAGCATTTCCTGGTCGAGAGCCGCGAGCGGTCGGGTTTCGATCGCAACCTGCCCGGCCGCGGCCTGGTGATCTACCAGGTGGACGAGGCCGCGATCGGCGCCCGGCTCGCCGCCAACCGGGTGAACTCCGGTCCGACTCCCGGACTCCGGCTGCTCGAGGGCGACGGCGACGACGACCTCGGGGACGGCCTGAACCGTGGCGATGGCAACGACCCTCTCCCCGGGGCGCTCGGCGTCACCCGGCTCGACGATGACACGAGCCCGTCGCTGCGAAGCGTCTCGGGCGCGGTGACGAACCTGGTGCTCGACGGAATCCAGCCCGCCACGGGCGGCACGACCGCCAACTTCCACGTGCGCGCCCCCGGCTGGGAACCGATCTCGACCGCTTCGGACCCCGCCTTCAGCCCGCTGCCCGACCCGGGCCGCAGCCGGCATGCGTTCGTGACTCCTCAGGGTCGTGAGTACGAAGTGTTCTCGGACTCGCGTTCGGGCAGGCCCCAGATCCTGTTGCACACCCGCTCGTTCGACGGCGACTGGGAGCCGGCGGAGCAGCTTTCGTCCAGCCCCGTCGCGGCCATCCAGCCGACGCTGGCCGCGCTTCCCGGCGGGGATCTCGCCGTGGCCTGGTCGGATCGCCGGAGCGGCACGTATCAGATCTGGTACCGCGCCCGCATCGCCGGCACCTGGCTGGGCGAAACCGCGCTGACCAGCGCGCCCGCCGCATGCACGGCTCCGGCGCTCGCCGCCGATGCGCGTGGCAGGATCTTCGCCGCCTGGCTCGAGCAGGGCTCGTCGCAGGCCACGCTCCGCTTCCTGACGTTCCACTGGGCCATGCCCTTCGGAACGGCGCTCGCGGTGACCGACTCGCTCGACGACCCCTCCGCCCCGGTGCTCTCCGCCTCGCCGGATGGGCGGGCATGGTTGCTGTGGCCGGATCGGCGTACCGGCCAGTACGCGGTGATGTTCGCGCGCTACGCCCCGGACTCCGGGCTGGGTCCGAAACTGCGCTACACCTCGAACGTCGTGCAACAGCAGGCGTCGGTGGATGTCGTGGCCGACTCGGCCGGCACGGCGCACGTGGTCTGGCAGCAGAGCGCGCCAGGCGCCAGCGAGCTTCACTACATGTCCCGCCCGGCGACCGGGTCGTTCGCGCCGCGCGATACCGTGCTCGAGAGCTCCAGCAGCACGCTCCAGAATCCCTCGCTCACCCTCGACGTCTTCGGCAACCTGCACCTGGCGTTCGAGCGCGACACGCCGGGTGGCATGCAGGTCCGCTACCGGCGCTTCGCGCGGGGCCGCGGCTGGGACTTCCGCTCGACCGACATCTCCGATCCCGCCGCCGGCAACGCCTCGAGAACGAGCGTGCTGGCGGTGACGAACGGCGGGGTGAGCGTCCTGTACACGAACTACGGCGCCTCCGGGTTCCAGCAGATGTCCCGCCGGCGCCGGCTCGACGGCAACGCGGTCCTCGGGGTCCCTCCGCCGGCGCCCGCTCCGGCGGCTTCCCTCGCGCTCGGGCCCAATCCGCTGCGCGCCGGAACCGGACTGCTGCTGAGCGGCGCCGCGATCGCTCCGGCCGCCCGCGTGGAGCTGTTCGACGCGAGCGGCCGCCGGGTCGCGACCACGATCGCGGCCGCCTCCGGCGGAAGAGCCGAGTTCCCCCGTGCGCTGACCGGCGCGCTCCCCCCCGGCCTCTACTTCGTCCGCGCCGGCAGGACCGCGCACGCCCGACTGGTGGTGCTGCGCTGA
- the prsK gene encoding PEP-CTERM system histidine kinase PrsK translates to MTWSWNASPVQGAAVAASAMLLAGIGLFGLLRRGQWLTTLLFASAFLSLAAFQAGTLGMVNAADAEQARVWATYLARISALVSWLWLTLSVVLGRPEPRLQLRNAGAYLVLSLVGCVVLALTAATPFAVRAVTGHGPEGVVVFGPLGKVFLMYLLVAMVAVLMNLESMLRVAPASGQKRLRPLFLAILVSILTELLVVSAGLLYGGLKVSWMVSSAPVLFVAGVVAALALARRTLSDMDVPVARPVIYYSSVTLTLAGAFMLGVLVLSRLVPAMSQQWRFGVTFAFVVFVGGGGLLLMLSPRTSRTIRRFVDRNFYANRYDYRREWERVTSSLVPTGRPEELARQVESLVGAVFEADRIAIHLRSDAGDLRLLHGPAGVDPSLPASHPLLGHLGRRQLPVVFHDMEHDLDMLPLLVESHDTIEALHAAVCAPLTVGDEVVGLLWVSRKRVDEDWSYEDVEFLASFARHVASTLWAARQAELLAEARQLESLNRLSSFVLHDIKNQVSGLSLVVENARRHLGNPEFQRDAMAVVERTVASLRELMNHVSGVARTLDVRPEPCTGREIVESAIADSGLVAGEAQGVRLSVHVKDGGEIFVDRRLVTRVLVNLLVNAREATEGRGHVEVEAGLRPGEAGEPQFELRVRDDGRGMGEEFVRTRLFRPFATTKKNGLGIGLAQCRTIVQAHGGRIDVSSRPGAGTTFTVLLPVRPEAAARTEPEAAGVTGER, encoded by the coding sequence ATGACTTGGAGCTGGAACGCATCGCCCGTCCAGGGAGCCGCTGTCGCGGCGAGCGCGATGCTGCTCGCCGGCATCGGGCTGTTCGGCCTGCTTCGCCGGGGACAGTGGCTCACGACGCTGCTGTTCGCGTCGGCGTTCCTTTCGCTCGCGGCGTTCCAGGCGGGCACGCTGGGGATGGTGAACGCGGCCGACGCCGAACAGGCGCGCGTCTGGGCCACGTATCTGGCGCGGATCTCCGCCCTCGTCTCGTGGTTGTGGCTGACGCTGAGCGTCGTGCTCGGCCGCCCCGAACCGCGCCTGCAACTGCGCAACGCCGGCGCCTACCTCGTGCTGTCGCTCGTCGGTTGCGTCGTGCTCGCGTTGACCGCGGCCACTCCGTTCGCCGTGCGCGCCGTCACCGGACACGGACCCGAGGGAGTGGTCGTGTTCGGCCCGCTCGGCAAGGTGTTCCTGATGTATCTGCTGGTGGCGATGGTCGCCGTGCTCATGAACCTCGAGAGCATGCTGCGCGTCGCGCCCGCGAGCGGGCAGAAGCGCCTGCGCCCGCTGTTCCTGGCGATTCTCGTCAGCATCCTCACCGAACTGCTGGTCGTTTCCGCCGGCCTTCTCTACGGCGGGCTCAAGGTGAGCTGGATGGTGAGCTCGGCGCCGGTCCTGTTCGTGGCCGGCGTGGTGGCGGCGCTGGCCCTGGCGCGCCGCACGCTCTCGGACATGGACGTGCCGGTGGCCCGGCCGGTCATCTACTACTCGTCGGTCACGCTGACGCTCGCGGGTGCGTTCATGCTCGGCGTGCTGGTGCTCAGCCGCCTCGTGCCCGCGATGTCGCAGCAATGGCGCTTCGGAGTGACCTTCGCGTTCGTGGTGTTCGTCGGCGGTGGCGGTCTGTTGCTCATGCTCAGCCCGCGCACGAGCCGCACGATCCGCCGGTTCGTGGACCGCAACTTCTACGCGAACCGGTACGACTACCGGCGCGAATGGGAGCGCGTGACGTCATCGCTCGTTCCCACCGGGCGTCCCGAGGAACTCGCGCGGCAGGTCGAGTCGCTGGTCGGCGCGGTGTTCGAGGCCGACCGGATCGCCATCCACCTGCGGAGCGACGCGGGGGACCTGCGACTGCTGCACGGGCCGGCGGGGGTCGACCCGTCGCTGCCCGCGAGCCACCCGCTCCTCGGTCACCTGGGCCGGCGGCAGTTGCCGGTGGTGTTCCACGACATGGAACACGACCTCGACATGCTGCCCCTGCTGGTCGAGAGCCACGACACGATCGAGGCCCTGCATGCGGCCGTGTGCGCGCCGCTCACCGTCGGCGACGAGGTCGTCGGCCTGCTGTGGGTCTCGCGCAAGCGCGTGGACGAGGACTGGTCCTACGAGGACGTCGAGTTCCTGGCCTCGTTCGCGCGCCACGTCGCCTCGACGTTGTGGGCGGCACGGCAGGCGGAACTGCTCGCCGAGGCCCGTCAGCTCGAATCGCTCAACCGGCTCTCGAGCTTCGTCCTGCACGACATCAAGAACCAGGTTTCGGGTCTGTCCCTGGTGGTCGAGAATGCGCGACGGCACCTCGGCAACCCCGAGTTCCAGCGCGACGCCATGGCGGTCGTCGAGCGGACCGTCGCCTCGCTGCGCGAGCTGATGAACCACGTCTCGGGCGTCGCGCGCACGCTCGATGTGCGCCCCGAACCCTGCACCGGCCGGGAGATCGTCGAGTCGGCGATCGCCGACTCGGGCCTCGTCGCGGGAGAGGCGCAAGGCGTGCGTCTGTCGGTTCACGTGAAGGACGGCGGGGAGATCTTCGTCGACCGGCGGCTGGTCACCCGCGTGCTGGTCAACCTGCTGGTGAACGCCCGCGAGGCGACCGAGGGCCGCGGGCACGTCGAAGTCGAGGCCGGGCTCCGCCCGGGCGAAGCGGGCGAGCCGCAGTTCGAGCTGCGCGTGCGGGACGACGGCCGGGGCATGGGCGAGGAGTTCGTGCGCACGAGGTTGTTCCGCCCCTTTGCCACGACCAAGAAAAACGGGCTCGGCATTGGACTCGCCCAGTGCCGGACCATCGTCCAGGCGCACGGAGGACGCATCGACGTGAGCAGCCGTCCGGGCGCCGGCACGACTTTCACGGTCCTTCTGCCCGTCCGACCGGAAGCGGCCGCGCGCACGGAACCCGAGGCCGCAGGCGTGACGGGTGAACGATGA
- a CDS encoding M23 family metallopeptidase, which translates to MLGAPLPVALGGYLSVDDSLAGRWGLATAWRFPVGDPRELGLPANAEGRGFRINRGLERARGRVTHQGADLANGTAGDTVRAAAAGIVLLVRAVTNGNGYGAHVVLAHRLGEDRVAYSVYAHLVRGSPCVRAGELVCAGDALGLVGRTGRASTPHLHFEVRLPDSPGERWENAPVTDPVAFVEDRLGDAPTGAKELLAYLDWARLESLLPAGLAGDAPLTRDTWWGMLSAATGDDGTRARADAPELRDSLIAAGLLPEEQFGSPPEERLSWTELARDVRRLRQVGVRSPHGPLAAAAHEEVCERRFGEHRPAARWKSLRRLPGDPTVADACVLLADLAGPRTPARIRSTPKPKSRRAPRGVGRGERRGS; encoded by the coding sequence TTGCTCGGTGCGCCCCTGCCCGTCGCGCTCGGCGGCTACCTCTCCGTGGACGACTCGCTCGCCGGACGCTGGGGGCTGGCGACCGCGTGGCGGTTCCCCGTCGGCGACCCGCGCGAGCTAGGACTTCCCGCGAACGCGGAGGGCAGGGGCTTTCGCATCAACCGCGGACTCGAGCGCGCGCGCGGGCGCGTCACGCACCAGGGCGCCGACCTCGCCAATGGAACGGCCGGCGACACGGTGCGCGCGGCCGCTGCGGGAATCGTCCTGCTCGTGCGGGCGGTGACGAACGGCAACGGTTACGGCGCGCACGTCGTTCTGGCCCACCGGCTCGGGGAGGATCGGGTCGCGTACTCGGTCTACGCGCACCTCGTGCGCGGCAGCCCGTGCGTGCGCGCGGGGGAGCTGGTCTGCGCCGGCGACGCGCTCGGGCTGGTCGGACGAACCGGCCGGGCGAGCACGCCGCACCTTCATTTCGAGGTGAGGCTGCCCGACTCGCCCGGCGAACGCTGGGAGAACGCCCCGGTCACGGACCCCGTTGCCTTCGTCGAGGACCGCCTCGGCGACGCTCCGACCGGCGCGAAGGAGCTGCTCGCCTACCTCGACTGGGCGAGGCTCGAATCGCTGCTTCCGGCCGGCCTTGCGGGCGACGCGCCGCTGACGCGCGACACCTGGTGGGGGATGCTGTCCGCCGCCACGGGTGACGACGGCACGCGAGCCCGGGCGGACGCGCCGGAACTGCGCGATTCGCTGATCGCCGCCGGGCTGCTTCCCGAGGAGCAGTTCGGCTCGCCGCCCGAGGAACGGCTCTCGTGGACCGAACTGGCGCGCGACGTGCGGCGGCTTCGCCAGGTGGGCGTGCGATCGCCGCATGGCCCGCTCGCCGCCGCGGCGCACGAGGAAGTGTGCGAACGTCGCTTCGGTGAGCACCGGCCCGCGGCCCGCTGGAAGTCGCTGCGCAGGCTGCCCGGCGACCCGACCGTCGCGGACGCCTGCGTGCTTCTCGCGGACCTCGCCGGCCCGCGAACGCCCGCCAGGATCCGCTCCACCCCGAAGCCGAAGTCACGGCGCGCGCCGCGAGGCGTCGGTCGCGGCGAGCGCCGCGGGTCTTGA
- the prsR gene encoding PEP-CTERM-box response regulator transcription factor: MAHDKILIVDDEDSIRNQLRWGLAEEYEVLTAGTAEEARRLLRDERPSVVTLDVTLGPATAGPEGLDLLDEIVERHPLTKVVMVTGNDSRENALAAIRRGAVDWYAKPIHLEELRVILRRALHIRHIEQAQAPDAPVSRKRYHRLVGESEAMRRVFGLVQRVAPTDASVLVVGANGTGKELVAHAIHQASGRRDGPFVPINCGAIPEQLLESELFGHERGAFTDAYRTREGKFELADGGTLFLDEIGELPTHLQVKLLRFLQDRVVERVGGREPMRVDARVVAATNRDLNAMRAEGRFREDLYFRLSVVSIAVPPLAERGDDLRLLSEYFLEFYGRHHRRKLKGFTQAALRAMAAHPWPGNVRELENRIQRAAILSQDSYLRPEDLDLPPVGEPAQDRPTLQDARDRAEREMLSAALARNAGNVTRAARDLDVSRPTLHDLMRKHALEASRFRRPDLPAEDEESGADS; the protein is encoded by the coding sequence ATGGCGCACGACAAGATCCTGATCGTCGACGACGAGGATTCGATTCGGAACCAGCTGCGCTGGGGCCTGGCCGAAGAGTACGAGGTGCTGACGGCGGGCACCGCCGAGGAGGCGCGCCGGCTGCTGCGCGACGAGCGGCCGAGCGTCGTGACGCTCGACGTCACGCTCGGGCCCGCGACCGCGGGGCCCGAGGGCCTCGACCTGCTCGACGAGATCGTCGAGCGCCACCCGCTCACCAAGGTCGTGATGGTGACCGGAAACGACAGCCGCGAGAACGCGCTGGCCGCCATCCGCCGCGGCGCGGTGGACTGGTACGCCAAACCGATCCACCTCGAGGAACTGCGCGTCATCCTGCGCCGGGCGCTGCACATCCGGCACATCGAGCAGGCGCAGGCGCCCGACGCGCCCGTTTCGCGCAAGCGCTATCACCGGCTGGTCGGCGAATCCGAGGCCATGCGCCGGGTGTTCGGTCTGGTTCAGCGCGTCGCGCCGACCGACGCCAGCGTGCTGGTCGTGGGCGCCAACGGCACCGGCAAGGAGCTCGTCGCGCACGCCATCCATCAGGCGAGCGGGCGGCGGGACGGACCGTTCGTGCCGATCAACTGCGGCGCCATCCCGGAGCAGCTCCTCGAGAGCGAGCTCTTCGGCCACGAGCGCGGCGCGTTCACCGACGCGTACCGCACCCGCGAAGGCAAGTTCGAGCTGGCCGACGGCGGAACGCTCTTCCTGGACGAGATCGGCGAGCTGCCCACGCACCTGCAGGTCAAGCTCCTGCGCTTCCTGCAGGACCGCGTCGTCGAGCGCGTCGGCGGGCGGGAGCCCATGCGCGTGGACGCGCGCGTCGTGGCGGCGACGAACCGCGACCTGAACGCGATGCGCGCGGAGGGCCGTTTCCGCGAGGACCTGTACTTCCGGCTGAGCGTGGTGAGCATCGCCGTTCCGCCGCTGGCCGAGCGGGGGGACGACCTGCGACTGCTCTCCGAGTATTTCCTGGAGTTCTACGGGCGTCACCACAGGCGCAAGCTGAAGGGATTCACGCAGGCCGCGCTGCGGGCCATGGCGGCGCACCCGTGGCCGGGAAACGTGCGCGAACTCGAGAACCGCATCCAGCGTGCGGCGATCCTCTCCCAGGACTCGTACCTGCGCCCCGAGGATCTCGACCTCCCGCCCGTGGGCGAGCCCGCGCAGGACCGGCCGACGCTCCAGGACGCCCGCGATCGAGCGGAGCGGGAAATGCTGAGCGCGGCGCTGGCGCGCAACGCCGGCAACGTCACACGCGCGGCTCGCGATCTGGACGTGAGCCGACCGACGCTGCACGACCTGATGCGCAAGCACGCGCTCGAGGCGTCGCGCTTCCGACGCCCGGACCTGCCGGCCGAGGACGAGGAATCCGGCGCGGATTCTTGA
- a CDS encoding deoxynucleoside kinase, whose protein sequence is MNQGFFLAIAGNIGVGKTELTNRLSAELGWLAYYEPVIQNPYLDPFYRDMPRWSFHLQIYFLSERFKAQVEIGRSSLPFIQDRTIYEDAEIFARTLHAQGSMTDVDYENYTSLFRVMVDFLRPPDVILYLRASPETLMSRIARRGRESEKGIGIDYIRRLNDAYEDWMRRAASETEVLVIDTDQVPLQGETPAFRGLVEQLKRRYPPQAELPLESPER, encoded by the coding sequence TTGAACCAGGGCTTCTTCCTCGCGATCGCCGGGAACATCGGGGTGGGCAAGACCGAGCTCACGAATCGCCTCAGCGCGGAGCTCGGCTGGCTGGCGTACTACGAGCCCGTCATCCAGAACCCGTACCTGGATCCCTTCTATCGAGACATGCCGCGCTGGAGCTTCCACCTCCAGATCTACTTCCTCAGCGAGCGCTTCAAGGCCCAGGTCGAGATCGGGCGAAGTTCGCTGCCGTTCATCCAGGACCGGACCATCTACGAGGACGCCGAGATCTTCGCGCGCACGCTGCACGCGCAGGGCTCGATGACCGACGTGGACTACGAGAACTACACCTCGCTGTTCCGGGTCATGGTGGACTTCCTGCGCCCGCCCGACGTGATCCTGTACCTGCGCGCGAGCCCCGAGACGCTCATGTCGCGCATCGCCCGGCGCGGGCGCGAGAGCGAGAAGGGCATCGGCATCGACTACATCCGGCGGCTCAACGACGCGTATGAAGACTGGATGCGCCGTGCCGCGAGCGAGACCGAAGTCCTGGTCATCGACACCGATCAGGTGCCGCTGCAGGGCGAGACGCCCGCGTTCCGCGGGCTGGTCGAGCAACTCAAGCGCCGCTATCCGCCGCAGGCCGAGCTGCCGCTGGAAAGCCCGGAGCGCTGA
- the ileS gene encoding isoleucine--tRNA ligase, with the protein MSEKAKKPGWRETLNLPVTEFPMKADLTAREPLRIAEWNERGHYAELRRRRAGRPVWLLHDGPPYSNGHLHMGTAANKIWKDAAVRQASLAGFDSPFVPGWDNHGMPIELQVGREFAERKQRPGRLELRRGCREYASRWIAIQRDEFVRLGCWGDWARPYLTMAPDFEAEILETFATLTARGFVQRGKRSIHWCPTDRTALAMAEIEYHDAASPSIFVRFPLRRDATGALAAWPGVSAVAWTTTPWTLPANLGLMVDPKAEYAVVRIGGRDLIVAGARVAPFAELLGGGHQVLGTLRGSELAGSIFEAPFGNDSRVVDGTPYVSMADGTGIVHTAPGHGTEDFIVGMRSGLGVFCPVDEAGRFTDEVAEFAGRSVLEVNDSIIGWLATRERLLHSSVFTHAYPHCWRCRKPVIFRATDQWFMIVDHDGHRDRCVSLIENAVRWDPGSSQNRIREAVKSRPDWCVSRQRTWGVGIPAVYCEACGEPSLDPQVMKRAAQLTREHTSDVWYERAVEDFLPQGYRCPKCGAGGPFRKETDVLDVWFDSGSTHRAIQVTHPELAPAWEAARAGRAEVVYFEGPDQHRGWFNSSLMVGAGATNAAPFTTVCTHGWVLDGSGRAMHKSLGNVVSPIDLIQKHGADVVRWWALSTDWRGDVRVGDEIMQRVADAYRKVRNTFRFLLGNLHDFRPALAVPREQLGAVDRAFADHLSVRLARVRQDWSELLFHRAVDGLLDLCTVDLSAVYLDVAKDRLYTLAPGAPGRRSAQTVLWRALRGLTLAASPALVHTAEEVWQHHPGLLEESASVHLSDWGDLGDPAADHGDWKFLLEARSAVNAAIEPLRAARTLATTAEAEVVITAAPAWLERLTAWREELASFLIVAGVELRPGAPGAEPVVEVRRTSLAKCERCWTFRSDVAAGGPGPALCARCVEALAAR; encoded by the coding sequence ATGTCCGAGAAGGCGAAGAAGCCCGGCTGGCGCGAAACCTTGAACCTGCCCGTCACCGAGTTTCCCATGAAGGCCGACCTGACCGCCCGCGAGCCGCTGCGGATCGCCGAATGGAACGAGCGCGGGCATTACGCGGAACTCCGTCGCCGTCGCGCGGGGCGGCCCGTGTGGCTGCTGCACGACGGACCGCCCTACTCGAACGGCCACCTGCACATGGGGACCGCCGCGAACAAGATCTGGAAGGACGCGGCGGTCCGGCAGGCCTCGCTCGCCGGCTTCGACTCGCCGTTCGTGCCCGGCTGGGACAACCACGGCATGCCGATCGAGTTGCAGGTCGGGCGTGAGTTCGCCGAGCGCAAGCAGCGGCCCGGACGGCTCGAACTGCGGCGCGGATGCCGCGAATACGCGAGCCGGTGGATCGCGATCCAGCGCGACGAGTTCGTGCGTCTCGGCTGCTGGGGGGACTGGGCACGCCCCTACCTGACGATGGCGCCGGACTTCGAGGCCGAGATCCTCGAGACGTTCGCGACGCTGACCGCGCGGGGATTCGTCCAGCGCGGCAAGCGCTCGATTCACTGGTGCCCGACCGACCGCACGGCACTCGCCATGGCCGAGATCGAGTACCACGACGCCGCCTCGCCCTCGATCTTCGTGCGTTTCCCCTTGCGGCGCGATGCGACCGGGGCGCTGGCCGCGTGGCCGGGCGTGAGCGCGGTCGCGTGGACGACCACGCCCTGGACCCTGCCGGCGAACCTCGGTCTCATGGTGGACCCGAAGGCGGAGTACGCGGTCGTCCGGATCGGCGGCCGCGACCTGATCGTGGCCGGGGCGCGGGTCGCGCCGTTCGCCGAGTTGCTCGGCGGCGGCCACCAGGTGCTCGGGACGCTGCGCGGCTCGGAGCTCGCCGGTTCGATCTTCGAGGCGCCCTTCGGCAACGACTCGCGCGTGGTGGACGGCACGCCGTATGTCAGCATGGCGGACGGCACGGGGATCGTGCACACCGCCCCCGGGCACGGCACCGAGGACTTCATCGTCGGCATGCGCTCGGGACTCGGCGTCTTCTGCCCCGTGGACGAGGCCGGCCGCTTCACCGACGAGGTGGCGGAGTTCGCCGGCCGCAGCGTGCTCGAGGTGAACGACTCCATCATCGGGTGGCTGGCCACACGCGAGCGGTTGCTCCACTCGTCGGTCTTCACGCACGCCTACCCGCACTGCTGGCGCTGTCGCAAGCCGGTCATTTTCCGCGCCACCGACCAGTGGTTCATGATCGTGGACCACGACGGCCACCGCGACCGCTGCGTGAGCCTGATCGAGAACGCCGTGCGCTGGGACCCGGGCAGCTCGCAGAACCGCATCCGCGAGGCGGTGAAGAGCCGCCCCGACTGGTGCGTGTCGCGCCAGCGCACCTGGGGCGTGGGCATTCCGGCCGTCTACTGCGAGGCCTGCGGCGAACCGTCGCTGGATCCGCAGGTCATGAAGCGCGCGGCGCAACTGACGCGCGAACACACCTCCGACGTCTGGTACGAGCGGGCCGTGGAGGACTTCCTGCCGCAGGGCTATCGCTGCCCGAAGTGCGGCGCCGGCGGACCGTTTCGCAAGGAGACCGACGTGCTCGACGTCTGGTTCGACTCGGGCTCGACCCACCGCGCCATCCAGGTCACCCATCCCGAGCTCGCGCCCGCGTGGGAGGCGGCGCGGGCCGGCCGCGCCGAAGTCGTCTACTTCGAGGGCCCCGACCAGCACCGTGGCTGGTTCAACTCGTCCCTCATGGTCGGGGCCGGCGCCACGAACGCCGCGCCCTTCACGACCGTGTGCACGCACGGCTGGGTGCTCGACGGAAGCGGCCGGGCGATGCACAAGTCGCTGGGCAACGTCGTCTCGCCGATCGACCTGATCCAGAAGCACGGAGCCGACGTCGTTCGCTGGTGGGCGCTCTCGACCGACTGGCGGGGCGACGTGCGGGTCGGTGACGAGATCATGCAGCGGGTGGCAGACGCCTACCGAAAGGTGCGGAACACGTTCCGCTTCCTGCTCGGCAACCTGCACGACTTCCGGCCGGCGCTCGCGGTGCCGCGCGAGCAGCTGGGAGCGGTGGACCGCGCGTTCGCGGATCACCTGTCGGTCCGTCTCGCCCGGGTGCGCCAGGACTGGTCCGAACTGCTGTTTCATCGGGCGGTGGACGGACTGCTCGACCTCTGCACCGTGGACCTCTCGGCCGTCTATCTCGACGTCGCCAAGGACCGGCTGTACACGCTGGCGCCCGGGGCCCCCGGGCGGCGCTCGGCACAGACCGTGTTGTGGCGTGCCCTGCGTGGATTGACGCTCGCGGCTTCGCCCGCGCTCGTTCACACGGCCGAGGAGGTCTGGCAGCACCATCCGGGACTGCTGGAGGAAAGCGCGAGCGTCCACCTCTCGGATTGGGGCGACCTCGGCGACCCGGCCGCGGACCACGGCGACTGGAAGTTCCTGCTCGAAGCGCGTTCCGCCGTCAACGCGGCGATCGAACCGCTCCGGGCGGCGCGCACGCTGGCCACGACCGCGGAGGCCGAGGTCGTGATCACCGCCGCGCCGGCCTGGCTCGAGCGGCTGACCGCCTGGCGGGAGGAACTGGCATCGTTCCTGATCGTCGCCGGGGTCGAACTGCGGCCCGGCGCGCCCGGCGCGGAACCCGTGGTCGAGGTACGCCGCACCTCCCTGGCGAAGTGCGAACGCTGCTGGACCTTCCGGAGCGACGTCGCCGCCGGGGGCCCGGGGCCCGCCCTGTGCGCGCGGTGCGTGGAGGCGCTCGCGGCGCGCTGA